In Miscanthus floridulus cultivar M001 chromosome 8, ASM1932011v1, whole genome shotgun sequence, the sequence ttggtagccccggccctgtaaattgaaaatcgtagtaaaaaacaattattgcataatattgaagaacaactattctactctacttctaagaactaaatatagcatcacatactaacaatgatgatcttgaccaccatggaataattagctaggaatttaaatgtgttcatagacaccaaccttttggatgatagattcaccacaatttgagccttgcacaaatgtccaattggaaaagtgctctctagaatggagaaagaactagaatgagaatcaaacaatgtagccatcaaaacgaagctaattaagcaacaaaatcaaaggagtggatgtttgttactaaccttaaagcaaaaagatcaagccattcttcaaaatccaagcactagcttcatggtgaagagcagccgcaacaatggagggaagggcccaaaagcgcgcctctgttctcgggatggaagaggggaggaagaagaggacagctgcagcctttttgtgttgtaggcttatcagcatcggctcttggctagaaccgacagtgatagtgcccaatcactgtcggctcttggtttAAACCGGCAGtaatgagtgcccgccaaaacactgtcggttcaagccacaaaccggcagtgatccttcactgccggttttagcccagccccaatcatttttttattttcaagctcataaccggcagtgaaagtacgtcactgccggttctcacaaatccggcagtgataagaccgacagtgatgtgcaaaGTGCTCGTTAACGCAACGAGCGAAGTAACCCCAGTCGTTCACAACCTTGTCCTAGGTCAGGCGCATGTACCACTGTTGCGCTCCACCTGTCAGATGAAACGAGGCACATCGGTTGATCCTTTGAAGTGGATCCTCCTAGTTGTCGTATGTCGGAAACGATAACTTGTGGTAGCCTTGTTGGAGGACTAGGAAGGATACTGGTGCTACTGTCGGACAAGGAAGCTATGGTGGTAGCACTTCTGTTGGAAGTGTCTTTGTCTCCGGTGGGGCCAGGAATCCCCGAGGATTTGGAGATTTCCATCTTCTCTTTGAGGAAGGCATGCCCCACAATCTCCATGGCACGCTTGGTTTCCTCCTCTAGATCCTTGCCGCGTGGCGTCGTGTTCCAGCTTTCCCTTGGCCGCTGTTGCGGCGTCAGCGTGCTCCTAGTTGTTGATGGAGCCTCCATGCTCCATGTTGCTTAGGCGAGTGTCGAGATTGGTAAGGTGCTCCTACACCTTGTCCATGCACTTGGTGAGGTTGGCGAAGACCTCGAGTCATACTTTCAGCTCTGCAGGCATGTTGTTGTTGTCGCCCATGGAGTCATAGTTGCTGATACCAGATGTGTTAGGCCTCGGTTGGGGATGGTTGTGGCAGAGGAAGAGGGAGGCGCAGGGAGAAAGGAAGAGAGAGCAGAGGAATGCTATTTTTTTTTCGCTTAAGATCCAAATGAGTACATGACCTCTTATATTATAGTCCTTAAGGATGTGCTATGGAGGAGCCTTCGACCCCCTATGTGTGCGCCCAAGGTGGCGTCTTGGCCCAGGCCCGGGCCCTCCTCTAGGCCTCGTTAGGCCAGCCACCGGGGCTGTGGATGGGCCCGTGACAAATAGCAATGGCTAAGAGATCAATATCTAACATGCAGATCTGAGTTGCTGACTAATTTCTCATTCCTCTTTTCACCTAGTTCATTTTAGTTTGTGCATAACTTTTTTTTACTctgaatacgcaaaagatttttATACCTTTTTTATATTAAGGTTGAATTTTAGTAGGGATTAAAAACAATGCACACTGACAGCAGCGCGCTAGAATGCCCACACGAATAGGCAACACGAACTATTTTTCTTTCAAGCAACAGAACATAGCTCCATTTTTTCTATAGTTCCATGCATGATTCATCCACGTGCTCAGATGATCTCAAAGCTCGCCAGACACAAAGACAAAAATACCATTTATTAGAATTTAACAATGTTAGTTAATTATTAGCTAAACAATGTCAAAAGGGATTAGATCTTGTCTTCACTTGCCAGTAATAAAAGGATGGCTAAGTGCTTCTTGTACGGTTATCCTCTTCGCTGGATCTAAGACAAACATTTTATCAAGAAGATCTTTGAAACCGGATAGTGTCTTTGCATCCTCTCCAGGAATGTTTGAAATATAAGAACCAATGCCCTTTGGTTTAATGTTGAAAACTAACCTTGTCACAACCTTTCCTTTGACAGGGTCATCGTGAGTATCTTGAAATCTCAGGTCTCGGTCAAAGTGTTGCATCGTAAAGGCACCACTGCGAAGCATCTTCTTAGGGAAGGTGCCCTTCAACTCCATATGAAGCCGAAGCATCTCATTGTTTGATTTTCCTTGGAATAAGATTTTTCCTGTGCAAAGCTCATAGAGACAGCAACCAACTGACCACATGTCCAATGGGTGGTCATAGGGCAGCCCAAGAATGATCTCAGGTGCTCGATAGTAACGACTGACAAGGTAAGGTGTAACCTCATTCGTTCCGGCAAGCATAGCACTGCCGAAATCGCATAGCTTGAGCACATTCTTAGCCTGGTTCACCATGATATTGTCCAGCTTTATATCGCAGTGCAAAACTTTGCAGGTCTTCAGATGCTTCAGGGCGATGAACATCTGCTTTGCATATACCCTCACAGCAGCGAGTCTAAGCCCGATGTTACGACCAAATTTCTTCAACACCTCACGCAGGTTCATGTGGAGAGATTCAAGTACTAAGCAAAGATGGTTCCGGTACCTGAAACTTGAAATAAACCGCACACAGTGGCGCTTGTCGTCGTGGTCCGCACTGTTGAGTTTTTCCAGTATTGAAACCTCTTGCTTACCGGCCCTGTACATTGTATCATTGTTACGAATTATCTTAATGGCTACTCTGTCAGGAGCATCTGTACCAGCTTCAAGATCCTTTGCCCCAACGACTCTTGAGAACACGCCCTTCCCATGGGCTGCTGTAATCTCGTAACGGCCACCCAGCAACTCCCCGAAGCGGTAAGCGTAGTAGCCCTCTGCATCGTCCCAGTTGTCAGGATGAACATTTCTTTCATTGTGCAAGCCGTCAGGCTTGCCAGATTTCCGAATCCCAGCAGCAGCAGGTGGTCTTCCACTTCCAGTAGTACTGCTAGCAACAGGAGGCTTTCCCACGGTGATGTTTGCTCTGTCAATGATCACCTCTTGAGAATCTTGCTTGTTTTCAGCTTTGCTATTGGCCATAGAGCGAGAGGTGCTATTTTGCAGATGGGCCGCTTTGCCTGTATCCGTTGCTCCTGCTCGTGCCTTCACATTTCGGCTACTTGGTACAGATTCCACCTCAACTTTCCCACAAGCGTCATCTTGTTGCTGCAATATGGTTAATTCAGTTTTCTCCTTGTACCGCTCATGGTCTTCCTGCTCGAAAGAAGTTCCCTTCTTCATTTCTCCATGACTCCGGATATTATGGCCAACATCTATAGATATGTCCCCAAATCTCAATGTCTGCTTGTAACCATCAGATATGCTATATTTTGATGAGCTTGTAGAATCCCTGTGCCTGTGATGCGAATCCTTGCCTGCCGGATCCCACCTATCCTTGCCTGCTGGATCCCACCTCGCATGATCACCATGGCATGAATTACCGCTCCGTCTTTCCCTCTCCCTGATTTCATCGCCGCCGCGTGCACTTCCTCTTCGATCCAATCtactgtggctgctgctgcttctcTCTCCGTGTGTACGAGGAGTATAATAATCGCATCCACCACCAGCAACACGGCTGCCCCTCCATCCTCTTCCATGCTCCCGGCGGCTCCTAGGAGGAGCCGCAGCAGCGGAAGCGCCGTCGAGTATCTCGACGTCGTCGCTGGCCGCCGCAGAGTCGCCGTAACGACGACGGTGGTGGCGCTTGCGGCGCTTCGGGGAGGCGCCGCCGGATcgtgcgtcgtcgtcgtcgcgggAGGGATAGCGCTTGTACGGCGACGGGGAGCGCcctcggccgccggccatggctatgAGTAGGGTTACAGATACTGCCTGCGCTTGATGGCTGTGGAAGTTTGCGACTTGGCTCCCGGGAGCGGATGATGCGAATCGTGTTGTCGCCACGAGTTGGCAGCAGCCCTGCCCTGCCCCTCTGTCCCTGGGCGGATTCTGTTTTTATTATTCGTATATAGTAACTTCGTACCGGACTCGCCTTTCCCAGTTTACGAGTGTGTCCGTTATACAACCATATGTTTTATACgatttcaacacatgaatttttttttgcatcatatcagcctcAATCCTTCTTCTACCTTAAGATAATCATAAGATCATAGATTCACATATCACAAATCACATATCacagaaaataattttttttatggaAGAACAAAATGCAGAGGTGCTGCTGGTGTCGCGTCATGTACAGAGAGGTTAGTTCCACCTGGTGCTGCCGCCGTGTGCTGGTGCTGCGCTGCTGGCTGCTGGTGCAGCGCTGCCCACACGACAGTGGAGGCGCAGAAAGCGAAAGCGCACTGCCTCGTGCGTTTCTTTGTGCAAAAAATTCATATGTTTTTTCTTGCTAAATACATATGTGTTGTATAATATTTCTGTTTATTTATACGGGCTGGGTTGGTTTGCATCGAAACTGGCCTCTTGGCAGAGCAGTTCTACTTCTACCTGGTCACGGATTCAACCCACGAACCCAGGCAACCCACGAGCATGACGGCGGGCACGCTGACGAGAAGCACGACGTCAGCCCCGCTGTGCCGCACCCGGGTTGGAGAGCTTCACCTGCACCACGACCAAGCACCGCCACCGCAACAGCACGTCATTACGTCGAACGGGCGCGATCGAGTCCATTAACATCCGCCACACACACCTTGCGACTCGTGTCCGCCATCGAACAGCAAGTGCAGGAGCTCGGCGAGGAACACATGGACAACTTCGCTAGCCCGACATCGGGCGCCTGTGTGGGGAGCAGCCGGCAGCGGCAGGAGGCAGCAGCACGCATAACCGGCGGCCGGCGACAGACCCCACAGCCGCGAACGCGAGAATCCCAACGTGGAGCGCAGCATGGTCGGTGGCTGATAGGCTCCGTCCAGCCGACGATCCACGCCCACTCAAGAGCAGGAGGCAGCCGGAGGCAGGGATGCCGCCGCGGTGGGGGAAGGTGCAAACCAGCTGCCTAAGTCTGACAGGGATGGAGAAGATAAAGCACACCAAGGCGAGCACGTGGAAGGAGACAAGGTCGGACTCAGCGTGGTCCCCTTTGCACCGAGGTCGCCTGTGCGGTGACAGTGTCGTCGGAGGAGGACCGCCAATGTAGGCCATGACGCTGGCgaggatgaagatggagtcgacaTGTTTAGGATGCCCTCCAGCACGCTCCGGCAGCCAACCTGCCACCAGCCATCGCTGCCAGCTGCAATATCGTCCTGCTTTGTGCGTAACCCGTGGAAACCAGTTAACCAACCCAACCTGGAGATTCATGGAACCAGCTCTGAAGCCGTCGGAAACCAACCCAGACCGCCCTATACGCTACACACGGGTTAGCTCCAAAATTAACCATAACCCGTAAAACCCAAACCATGTAGTACTAGGCTATCGTATAGGCCTGTCCGGATTGGAGGCCCGTTGCTACTTGCAGCTTGCTACGGATAACCTTGGGAATTCCCATGAGAGCAACGGGCCACGATGGAAACATGTCCGGTTGCATCGCCTAATGCCCATGGCGCACTTGCACTTTGTGTTAGTGTGACACAACCCAAGCCTCGCTCTTTCTGCTTCGAAAGTCCGAATTTGTATAGTCAACAATCTTGGCGGAGCTTGAAGGTATGATCTCTTTACTCAAACACTTTACCTCTATGAAATTTAGATCCACCAAAACTCTAGATCTGGGGCTAAAAAAACTCATGGATTCCTGGAGTTGATTAAAATTACTCACCATGCCATTGATTACACAAGAAAAAAATATTTCGTCCATCCTTCTATTCTCCTAACGCCGCGCTCGCCCGTCTACACCGGCCATGGCCGTCGTCACCCGCTGCCCTGGTCCCACCACGGCTGCGCCATGCCCGCCTCAAGCCGCAACGTGCAGACGTTGGCCAGGCGGGCCCCGCCCAGACCACGCTGGTACAGCCCTAGCGAGTGTCGATGCTCTACAGGAAGAAGATAAAGTCTGACGTGTgggcccaggctgtcagtgagagacgggaggaggaggagctccaCTGATGGGTTGCTGGTAGGCCACAATTTGCTGGTTGTTAGGCCAGCCATCCAGATTCATTGTGGAGCCCTCCCAAAAAGTTTCCTTAGGCCTAGTGAGATCTTAGATCCATGGTAGAGCTGCTCTACCGTAGATCTGCCGGATCATTCGCAAGCAGTGAAGAATTAGATATTATTGGTCACACACGTCAACAAatatgtgacatgaattttctgTTCTATGGTAGTGGACGAGCTGTTGCTACACACAGATGGTGACACAGGAGACTCTATGGCTGCACCTACCGCTGCCGGTCCTTCTTCCTTGCACGTGCCAACTAGTACATAAATTGTTTTTGAACTGGCTTCCATTTCTAATAGAGCCGGACGACAAAAGGAACCACCTGTAAGTATGGCGAGGAGCACTCAAGATTACAAACCGCCCTAGTAGAAATACATTTTAGGGGCAGTTCTGTTAAGTTCATCATGTGCCGAGTCATGCCAATGCCGAAGCACGACCCCACGTGACCCATGTGATTGCCCGGTTACATTCAATGTTCAAAAATAACATGTTATGATATTTAGTGAGGGCTTAAAAAACATTAACTTTGGCGTCGTCtctattttcacaaatattcttctagtacctctcaTATGTATCACCGTGACTACACATAATGAAATGTGTATGTGTCGGATTCTCTCTGATAAAACAACCAATATATATGTATTGATGGCAAAAACATTatgagtgaaagcatctaggcccctagttgggtttcggtgattaatgacgacacaagattactgtgactaacgtgagttttgcagaggcaaaatgagttaggtcatggtaatggtgattgattgggcaattatggttttcatgcccctatcgatggaaatcatttcggttttcaaaggatggacgacaaggttaatacggactagttctaagtgtcgattggtgttggagtgacacttagagtagtttaggactttgtttttcctttggccatactattaagaggtgtatgaactagtagcttgacctaggtgagtctaatgtgttaggtgtggtgcacacatgtcaaacttagcactaggtagctcagggacTGTCCAAAGATTAAATGGAACAATTGCCGTTAACAAAGTTTTTGAATCAGAAGTGAAAGAAGGGATTGGGTAGGTGTCGGACCATGCCGAGGCATGGTCGTCGGACCAACCTACCTAGGTCCGATGCCTACGTGGCGCATCCACAAAGCAGGCGAAGTGAAGAAGAATCGTCGAACCCTGTAGAATGCCGTCGTCGAACAGGACGAGTTAACCGTTCACTCACGTGGTTGAACCAGGAGTCGTCGGACTCAGAGAACAGGGAAGCGTCGGACCACACTGTGTCTTGGTCTGACGGTTTCTAGAATCTACACCGAGAGGTTTTTGGTGCGTCGGACTGGGCCGACGAGTGGTCACCGGACCCTACTATAGCTGGTGCGCCACAATGGCTCCTTCTGACACAGTACAGGTACTGCTTCTTTTGTGAGAGTTGGACCGAGGGTCCAGGGTCCGACGCTGTCGAGAGGCCGGTCCGACGATCATGCAGAAAAAGGGGAGTTGGCCCCAACGGTTATGTGTTTGAGTGGGGAGTATTTATACTTCTCCTACTCATCCAGTTCCcccctcttgcccatttgttcagctaaggaAACACTTTGGAGTGCaagagagagcaagagcctagtggggtgattgagatttgagaatccaagattaaggacctcattagtgcatagagagtagcaagtgtgcatccacctttctcattgggcttatcttggtcaagtgagagtttgttcttgttactcttggtgatcgcaatCACCTAGACAGCTCGGTGGTGAttagaagcttggtgatcatctggcggagcttgtggatgacccaagtcatggtgtgagcggttgtgggtgattcaccgcgatggagtgttgaagaatcggcccatagagagcacttgatccttgcacagatcaagggggagctacacccttgcacgggtgctccaacgatgactagtggagagtggtgactctccgatatctcagaaaaacatcaccgcgttcctctctctctctttactttgagcatttatatttgagcaattcaattcatatctttacattcctagaattgccatgctagagtaggattggaacctagggtgcaaaacttttgtgcagtagaacaatagaaacacttttaggCATAAGGGGGTGAaataggctaagtgtagggtttaattattggaagaaatttagaattagcccaatcaccccctctctcttgggcatcttgatcctttcaattggtatcggagccgagtgctcctaaattaggcttaaccgccaagagcaagatgtcccatggggatggaccccctcccgtctttgagggagatgattttccttattggaaaattcacatggaggcgtacctaGAGGCTATAGATGTTTGAGTGTATAGAGCCACTGCACAagacttcccaaaacctaaggacccCGCCAACCTTGTTGGTGATAAGGAaaactatgagaagtggaatgcaaaggctagaaacaccctctttagaggcctttgcaagggcATCTTTAACCGTGTGTGGaatcacaaagacgcccatgcactatgttCGGACATttatgtgctccatgagggaaccaagagtgagcataaggaacgctatcaccttgtgatgaagaagcttaattcatttgaaatgctttctAGTgcaagtgctaatgaaatgtattctcgcttgaatgttcttgtagaggaggtcaatgggcttggactcactcaaatgcaaccatatgatgttgtgagaaagatcttgagtgtcctccccattgacaagtatgggcatattatgatggtgcttcatcaaggtgatctttccgcagCTACGCCAACttaaatattggggaagatcaatgcacatgcgatgtacatgcacatcactcctcaAGAGGGCTCTTCATCCTCAAAGAagaaagatttagcattcaaggctagccaagagaagagaagCAAAGAAAAGATTGCTCATGATAGTTCAAGTGATGataaagttgatgatgcaagtcttgctctcatggtgagaagcaCCGCCAAGATGCTCAAAAAGTTAAACAAGAatagtgtcaagtttgatggcaagaagaagaaattcttcactagtagtagaataaagcccatctccgaaatggattgctacaattgtggagatcttggtcatctagctcatcaatgccccaaacctaagAAATACATattcaagaagaagtacaagggtaagaaagatgattcaagtgatgatgatgaagagaacaagaaaaataagccatacaagaagaaggatggcaagaagaaagaatataacaagaagaagaatgacaaggcttatattgttggtgattggctcacggacattggatcatcaagtggctcatccggtgatgaaagtgataatgagaaggagaaggtggccactcttgtgattggttcttcagtatctccaccgccaccgctgccatcatcgtctacacacctatgccttatggccaagggtgaacgaaaggtacaaagagatgatgatagtagtggtgatgacaatgctagtgatgatgagaatggtagtgatagtgatgaagaatttgaatcaccttcttatgataatCTTATCaaattgctaaaccaatacactaaaatcattagaaagacaagagctaaaaatgagaagctagaacttgagaatgatttactcttagcaaagtatgactgtcgatagaatatcatcggcagtcctctgaggggtatcccacgaaggtagatagATCGACAGAGATGCGTATAATCGaaaataagaaggcaacagagacacaagagttagacaggttcagaccatcagtgcgacgtaataccctactcctgtagtCTATTGGATTCCATTGACTTTGTATGATGTTGCCTATGTTTtgaggggtccctgcccacctaaaatagtctgggggcagggttacaagtcggttagatctaggagataaccgaaaagtaataacagattacatgaataaTGGGATCGAATGTATCCTAACAGAtttcgtagtatctttaggatatctttctGGTGTCTTGCGAGGCGCGCTGAGTAGCAccgtgctccgcaaggcttcatcttgtgggctggaccacccctaggggcgcaacccATATAGTCTactatgggtatccggggtcgtacccccacagctagtccccgagcgacttgtatccgctgtgcaacgccgtcttgtgcTTGTCTGAGCAAgtgtgaacaaagccgagcagtcagactcatagtccgaccGCCATAATGAGTcgtcgagcagttgtgaaccatcactgagcagtgtatcccaagtaaggcttgccataaggatgtaagaagctcaagttcaaaatcaaaaaatttcctcgcagtggaccaagtgtgcctacttagaggctgaccatgagaaagggagatagtcttcttcaacttcaagaggcgtggagtcttccagattaaagcaaacacactcaccgtaaggtgaagtgtggccacttagtccccaagcctgacagtaggtgacgtagtcacgtggtgccagggtccaaagtaaaagaaaagcagaagaccagccgagcggCAACCAGTCCTCAGGCAGAGCCCTAAAATGAAAaacacacattcaccgcaaggtgaagtgtgcccacttagtctctgagcctgacagtaggtgatgtggtcacgtggtgccagggtcagaatcAACAGTAAACAGAGGAAAATCCCCAGTATGGGGAGGAACTAAGTCATAGTGATgacatagtccccgagccacaagtggaaatcttggaggaatcaaatcgtggagaaaaaactagagtaatggctgtacagtaggaGTTACTGAGCCTTAATGATATTGCAgagaagtcggtgaatattcgATGTGTAGTAACAAATTGCAGCaaaaaatgggcgatatgggTTGCATTTGTAgggaagcccaggtaacggcccaccacgcCGCTTTGGGAAATTCGGAGAGGCACAAATCAtggtgcggtttcccaaaaacccttgaatgcgaaaagtggAGGGGGTGCTTAATAACTGCGCCACCGCGCtccgtgctcccacctttgccacttcaccacttcatcttcctcctcagccctcacacTTCCCAATTCAC encodes:
- the LOC136473520 gene encoding serine/threonine-protein kinase prp4-like; this encodes MAGGRGRSPSPYKRYPSRDDDDARSGGASPKRRKRHHRRRYGDSAAASDDVEILDGASAAAAPPRSRREHGRGWRGSRVAGGGCDYYTPRTHGERSSSSHSRLDRRGSARGGDEIRERERRSGNSCHGDHARWDPAGKDRWDPAGKDSHHRHRDSTSSSKYSISDGYKQTLRFGDISIDVGHNIRSHGEMKKGTSFEQEDHERYKEKTELTILQQQDDACGKVEVESVPSSRNVKARAGATDTGKAAHLQNSTSRSMANSKAENKQDSQEVIIDRANITVGKPPVASSTTGSGRPPAAAGIRKSGKPDGLHNERNVHPDNWDDAEGYYAYRFGELLGGRYEITAAHGKGVFSRVVGAKDLEAGTDAPDRVAIKIIRNNDTMYRAGKQEVSILEKLNSADHDDKRHCVRFISSFRYRNHLCLVLESLHMNLREVLKKFGRNIGLRLAAVRVYAKQMFIALKHLKTCKVLHCDIKLDNIMVNQAKNVLKLCDFGSAMLAGTNEVTPYLVSRYYRAPEIILGLPYDHPLDMWSVGCCLYELCTGKILFQGKSNNEMLRLHMELKGTFPKKMLRSGAFTMQHFDRDLRFQDTHDDPVKGKVVTRLVFNIKPKGIGSYISNIPGEDAKTLSGFKDLLDKMFVLDPAKRITVQEALSHPFITGK